From one Bacteroides intestinalis DSM 17393 genomic stretch:
- a CDS encoding fructose-1,6-bisphosphatase — translation MSNITPESIMSDLRYLQLLSRSFPTIADASTEIINLEAILNLPKGTEHFLTDIHGEYEAFQHVLKNASGAVKRKVNEIFGHTLRESEKKEICTLIYYPEEKLQLIKEQEADLDDWYLITLNQLVKVCQNVSSKYTRSKVRKALPAEFSYIIQELLHESSVEPNKHAYINVIISTIISTKRSDDFIIAMCNLIQRLTIDSLHIVGDIYDRGPGAHIIMDTLCDYHNFDIQWGNHDILWMGAASGNDACIANVIRMSMRYANLVTLEDGYGINLLPLATFAMDTYADDPCTIFAPKMNFVDSNYNEKTLRLITQMHKAITVIQFKLEAEIIDRRPEFGMQNRKLLDKIDFERGVFVYEGKEYPLRDTNFPTIDPADPYRLSDEERELIDKIHASFMNSEKLKKHMRCLFTYGGMYLVCNSNLLYHASMPLNEDGSFKHVRIGKKEYWGRKLLCKTDQLIRTAYFDEDGTEEKSFALDYVWYMWCGPDAPSFDKDKMATFERYFIGEKELAKETKGYYYTLRNRADICERILAEFEVTGPHSHIINGHVPVKIIKGEKPIKADGKLLVIDGGFSKAYQPETGIAGYTLVYHSHGLQLVQHEPFQSRQKAIEEGQDIKSNIFVVEFNSQRMMVKDTDQGKILVTQVQDLKKLLVAYRTGLIKEK, via the coding sequence ATGAGTAATATTACCCCTGAAAGCATCATGAGCGACTTGCGTTATTTGCAGTTGCTGTCACGCAGTTTTCCGACGATTGCGGATGCCAGTACAGAAATTATTAACCTGGAAGCCATTCTGAACCTCCCGAAAGGGACAGAGCATTTCCTGACCGATATTCATGGTGAATATGAAGCTTTTCAACATGTGTTGAAGAATGCTTCGGGAGCGGTGAAACGGAAAGTGAATGAAATCTTCGGGCATACATTGCGTGAGAGTGAGAAGAAAGAAATATGTACTCTGATTTATTATCCCGAAGAAAAGTTACAGTTGATTAAAGAGCAGGAAGCCGATCTGGATGACTGGTATCTGATTACACTGAATCAATTGGTGAAGGTATGCCAGAATGTTTCTTCCAAATATACACGCTCTAAAGTGCGTAAGGCACTTCCGGCTGAATTCTCGTACATTATTCAGGAGTTGCTGCATGAATCGAGCGTAGAGCCAAACAAGCATGCCTATATCAATGTAATTATCAGTACTATCATTTCCACCAAGCGTTCGGATGATTTCATCATTGCAATGTGTAATCTCATTCAGAGGTTAACGATTGACTCTCTGCATATTGTAGGTGATATTTACGACCGTGGCCCGGGAGCACACATCATTATGGATACACTTTGTGATTATCACAATTTTGATATTCAATGGGGAAATCATGATATTCTGTGGATGGGAGCCGCTTCCGGTAATGATGCCTGCATTGCCAATGTGATTCGTATGTCGATGCGTTATGCCAACCTGGTTACACTGGAGGACGGATATGGTATTAACCTGTTACCACTTGCCACGTTTGCCATGGATACGTATGCGGATGATCCCTGTACAATCTTCGCTCCGAAGATGAACTTTGTGGACAGCAACTACAATGAGAAGACTTTACGGCTGATTACGCAGATGCATAAGGCGATTACGGTGATACAGTTCAAGCTGGAAGCGGAGATTATAGACCGTCGTCCGGAGTTCGGTATGCAGAACCGGAAGTTACTGGATAAGATTGATTTTGAGAGAGGTGTCTTTGTATATGAAGGAAAAGAATATCCATTGCGCGATACAAACTTCCCGACCATAGATCCGGCTGATCCATACCGTCTGTCTGATGAGGAACGGGAACTGATAGATAAAATCCATGCTTCGTTCATGAATAGTGAGAAGTTGAAGAAACATATGCGTTGCTTGTTTACATATGGAGGAATGTATCTGGTTTGTAACAGTAATTTGCTGTACCATGCTTCCATGCCTCTGAATGAGGATGGTAGTTTCAAACATGTCCGTATTGGAAAGAAGGAGTATTGGGGCAGGAAACTATTGTGCAAGACAGACCAGTTGATCCGTACGGCTTACTTCGATGAAGACGGTACGGAGGAGAAGAGTTTTGCACTGGATTATGTGTGGTATATGTGGTGTGGCCCGGATGCTCCATCGTTTGACAAAGATAAAATGGCGACTTTTGAACGCTATTTCATTGGAGAAAAAGAATTGGCTAAAGAGACGAAAGGATATTACTATACTCTACGTAATCGTGCTGATATTTGTGAACGCATTCTTGCAGAGTTCGAAGTCACGGGACCTCATTCACACATCATTAATGGCCATGTACCTGTGAAGATCATCAAGGGTGAAAAACCGATAAAAGCAGATGGTAAGTTGTTGGTGATTGATGGCGGGTTCTCCAAGGCATATCAACCGGAAACAGGTATTGCCGGATATACGTTGGTCTATCATTCACATGGCTTGCAATTAGTGCAACATGAACCGTTCCAAAGCCGTCAGAAGGCGATAGAGGAAGGCCAGGACATCAAGTCTAATATCTTTGTCGTAGAGTTCAATTCACAACGTATGATGGTGAAAGATACGGATCAAGGAAAAATACTGGTGACACAGGTACAAGACTTGAAGAAGTTGCTGGTGGCGTACAGGACGGGACTTATAAAGGAAAAGTGA
- a CDS encoding putative transporter: MDWLYSLFIEHSALQAVVVLSLISAIGLGLGKIHICGISLGVTFVFFAGILAGHFGLSIDPQMLNYAESFGLVIFVYALGLQVGPGFFSSFRTGGVQLNMLAVGVVLIGTLMTLLGSYGLGVSLPDMVGILCGATTNTPALGAAQQTLKQMGIEANTPALGCAVAYPIGVVGVILGILMIRKALVRKADLEVKEKDDVNKPYIVAFQVHNPAIFNMSVKDIAQLSYPKFVISRLWRDGNVSIPTSEKVIKEGDRLLVITSERNVPALTVLFGEQENTDWNKEDIDWNAIDSQLISQRIVVTRPELNGKKLGSLHLRNHYGINISRVYRSGVLLLATAELTLQLGDRLTVVGEAAAIQNVERVLGNAVKSLKEPNLVAVFVGIVLGLALGAIPIAIPGVSTPVKLGLAGGPIIVGILIGTFGPRMHMVTYTTRSANLMLRALGLSLYLACLGLDAGAHFFDTVFRPEGLLWIAIGCALTVVPVLIMGVIAFRWMKVDFGSVAGMLCGSMANPMALNYVNDTIPGDNPSVSYATVYPLCMFLRVIIAQVLLMFFLS, translated from the coding sequence TTGGATTGGTTATACAGTTTATTCATTGAACACTCCGCCCTACAGGCGGTTGTGGTGCTCTCGCTGATCTCTGCTATTGGTTTGGGGCTGGGAAAGATACATATCTGCGGTATATCGTTGGGAGTGACGTTCGTGTTCTTTGCAGGTATCCTTGCCGGGCATTTCGGATTGTCTATAGACCCGCAGATGCTGAACTATGCGGAGAGCTTCGGCTTGGTGATATTCGTATATGCACTGGGACTGCAGGTCGGTCCTGGCTTCTTCAGTTCGTTCCGCACAGGCGGTGTACAATTGAATATGCTGGCAGTAGGCGTGGTGTTGATCGGTACGCTGATGACACTGCTGGGAAGTTATGGGTTGGGAGTCTCTCTGCCGGATATGGTAGGTATCCTTTGCGGAGCAACAACGAATACACCGGCTCTGGGGGCTGCACAGCAAACGCTGAAACAGATGGGAATCGAAGCGAATACTCCGGCTCTGGGGTGTGCGGTGGCATATCCGATAGGAGTAGTGGGAGTTATTCTCGGTATTCTGATGATACGTAAGGCGCTGGTACGTAAGGCTGATTTGGAAGTCAAGGAGAAAGACGATGTGAATAAACCCTATATTGTTGCATTCCAGGTGCACAATCCGGCAATCTTTAATATGAGTGTGAAGGATATAGCTCAGTTGAGTTATCCTAAGTTTGTGATCTCCCGTTTGTGGCGGGATGGCAATGTCAGCATCCCCACTTCTGAAAAAGTGATTAAAGAAGGCGACCGCTTGCTTGTTATCACTTCAGAAAGAAATGTTCCTGCCTTGACTGTATTGTTCGGTGAGCAAGAAAACACGGACTGGAACAAGGAAGATATTGACTGGAATGCCATTGATAGCCAGTTGATCTCCCAGCGTATCGTGGTGACACGTCCGGAACTGAATGGAAAGAAACTCGGTTCACTCCATTTACGTAATCATTATGGTATCAATATCAGTCGCGTCTATCGTAGCGGGGTGCTGCTGCTGGCTACGGCGGAACTTACCTTGCAATTGGGCGACCGGTTGACGGTAGTGGGGGAGGCCGCTGCTATACAAAATGTGGAAAGAGTTTTGGGAAATGCAGTGAAGAGCTTGAAGGAACCTAATCTGGTGGCTGTATTCGTGGGTATTGTCCTTGGCCTTGCTTTGGGAGCGATACCTATTGCCATACCCGGTGTCAGTACTCCTGTAAAGCTGGGCCTAGCGGGAGGACCGATTATCGTGGGTATCCTTATCGGTACTTTCGGACCACGCATGCATATGGTGACTTATACAACCCGTAGCGCAAACCTGATGCTACGTGCCTTGGGCTTGTCACTCTATCTGGCCTGTCTGGGACTGGATGCGGGAGCTCATTTTTTTGATACGGTATTCCGTCCGGAAGGGTTGTTGTGGATAGCTATCGGCTGTGCACTAACCGTGGTTCCTGTGTTGATAATGGGAGTCATTGCTTTCCGTTGGATGAAAGTCGATTTCGGTTCGGTAGCCGGAATGCTGTGCGGAAGTATGGCGAATCCAATGGCTTTGAATTATGTTAATGATACCATTCCCGGTGATAATCCTTCAGTTTCTTATGCTACGGTTTATCCCTTGTGCATGTTCCTGCGTGTGATTATCGCCCAAGTGCTGCTGATGTTCTTTTTAAGTTGA
- a CDS encoding MATE family efflux transporter — translation MIHQESLKKRLAKLAAPIFIETLLIMMLGAVDTIMLSRHSDSSVAAVGVVNQIIMLTFLIFEVINLGTSVLCSQYLGARLQKKVVQVVGVSILVNIVIGVSVSLFLFSCAGPILRLMGLTPELMTDGMDYMRIVGAFAFFQAISLTLSASLRSANKAIYPMLVTVVVNILNIIGNYSLIFGRFGFPELGVEGAAISTAFSRGVSMVLLFIILFRKHIHRFPVAYFRPFPWPELKNLMKVGLPSAGEQLSYSSSQVVITFFINMLGVEALATRTYCVNIIMFAYLFSIAMAQGGAICIGHLIGEGKPHAAFLMGKYVMKKSVMITVILSTVLAVFGNTIFHWLTSNEEIIRLGTTILIIDVILEIGRPINIFATNALRAAGDVNYPFYVGLVVQWSVAVGLGYIFGIPLEWGICGMWVAFLLDENIRGAIFVRRWYSMKWTTKGFVAKH, via the coding sequence ATGATACATCAGGAAAGCTTAAAAAAGCGACTTGCCAAACTCGCTGCCCCCATCTTTATAGAGACCCTGCTCATCATGATGCTGGGTGCTGTAGATACTATTATGTTGAGCCGCCACTCAGATAGTAGCGTTGCCGCCGTAGGAGTGGTCAACCAGATCATCATGCTTACTTTCCTTATATTTGAGGTTATCAACCTTGGCACCTCTGTTCTTTGCTCCCAATACCTCGGTGCACGCCTGCAGAAGAAAGTAGTCCAGGTAGTCGGCGTATCCATCCTTGTGAATATAGTGATCGGCGTCTCTGTCAGCTTGTTCCTTTTTTCCTGTGCCGGACCGATACTACGCCTCATGGGACTCACTCCCGAACTGATGACGGACGGTATGGACTATATGCGCATCGTGGGTGCTTTCGCTTTCTTTCAAGCTATCTCCCTAACCCTGTCCGCTTCCCTACGCAGTGCAAACAAAGCCATCTATCCAATGCTGGTAACCGTCGTTGTCAACATACTTAATATCATAGGTAACTACTCCCTTATCTTCGGTCGCTTCGGCTTCCCGGAACTTGGTGTAGAAGGTGCTGCCATTTCCACAGCTTTCAGCCGCGGAGTTTCCATGGTACTACTATTCATTATCCTGTTCCGCAAACATATCCACCGTTTCCCTGTCGCTTATTTCCGTCCATTCCCGTGGCCCGAGCTGAAGAACCTGATGAAAGTAGGCCTGCCCTCTGCCGGAGAGCAACTCTCTTACAGTTCATCGCAAGTAGTGATTACCTTTTTCATCAATATGCTGGGCGTCGAAGCACTGGCCACCCGTACCTACTGCGTCAACATTATCATGTTCGCCTACCTCTTCAGCATTGCCATGGCACAAGGAGGCGCCATCTGCATCGGTCATCTCATCGGAGAGGGAAAACCTCATGCTGCCTTCCTTATGGGAAAATACGTAATGAAGAAATCCGTAATGATCACCGTCATACTTTCCACGGTTCTGGCCGTCTTCGGAAACACCATTTTCCACTGGCTGACCTCCAACGAAGAGATCATCCGGCTGGGTACCACCATCCTCATCATTGACGTTATTCTCGAAATCGGACGACCTATCAATATTTTTGCCACGAACGCTCTGCGTGCAGCCGGCGACGTCAACTACCCGTTTTACGTCGGACTGGTGGTTCAGTGGAGCGTTGCCGTCGGGCTGGGATACATCTTCGGTATTCCTTTGGAATGGGGCATCTGTGGTATGTGGGTTGCCTTCCTGTTGGATGAAAACATCCGGGGAGCTATCTTCGTACGACGCTGGTATAGCATGAAGTGGACAACAAAGGGGTTTGTCGCTAAGCACTAA
- a CDS encoding Crp/Fnr family transcriptional regulator, with protein MDTLLKETVNATVNSRYPGMAPEGRKLIEDILIRKELEKGELLFKEGQVCHHMVFVGKGMMRQFYYKNGKDVTEHFSYEGCVIICIESTLKQEPTRLMAEALEPCTVYLLPYDKFMRLTEISWEINMFYRKILEYSLIVSQVKADSWRFETARERYNMLMHTHPEVIKRAPLSHIASYLLMTPETLSRVRSGIL; from the coding sequence ATGGATACACTATTAAAAGAAACAGTTAATGCCACTGTGAACTCCCGTTATCCGGGTATGGCACCTGAGGGTAGAAAACTGATAGAAGATATTCTGATCCGCAAAGAGCTGGAAAAGGGTGAACTCCTATTCAAGGAAGGGCAAGTCTGCCACCACATGGTATTTGTGGGTAAAGGCATGATGCGCCAGTTCTATTACAAAAACGGTAAAGACGTCACCGAGCACTTTTCCTACGAAGGCTGTGTCATCATCTGCATAGAAAGTACATTGAAGCAAGAACCTACCCGCCTGATGGCAGAAGCTCTGGAACCTTGCACAGTATACCTCCTCCCCTACGATAAATTCATGAGATTGACAGAAATCTCCTGGGAAATCAATATGTTCTACCGTAAGATACTGGAGTACTCACTCATCGTATCTCAAGTGAAAGCTGACTCCTGGCGATTCGAAACAGCACGCGAACGCTACAACATGCTAATGCATACCCATCCGGAGGTCATCAAACGGGCACCATTGTCACATATCGCATCTTATTTGCTGATGACGCCCGAAACCCTTAGCCGGGTACGCTCGGGCATACTGTAA
- a CDS encoding YiiX/YebB-like N1pC/P60 family cysteine hydrolase, whose amino-acid sequence MEMKPHVALLKITLLFTLILAGCQGSPDKKTRLLQLPQELFRDGDITFRRGTGITSRVVLAADREGTYSHTGILKKKDGQWYVIHAVPGEPDFKDDPDRVKMETVEVFFEERKAINGAIMRIAEDSASAYRAAVQAERLYHAHVLFDHDYNLADTTRMYCTELIDFVYKKQGIDLPEGRISHVNIPGFKGDYLLPNDIAQSKRLCLIYYF is encoded by the coding sequence ATGGAAATGAAGCCACACGTAGCACTACTAAAAATAACGCTGTTGTTCACACTTATACTGGCGGGATGCCAGGGAAGTCCTGATAAAAAGACCCGCCTGCTGCAATTGCCACAGGAATTATTTCGGGATGGAGATATCACTTTCAGAAGAGGAACAGGGATTACAAGTAGAGTGGTGCTGGCTGCAGACCGTGAAGGAACGTATTCGCATACCGGCATCCTGAAGAAGAAAGACGGACAATGGTATGTGATACATGCTGTGCCCGGCGAACCGGATTTCAAAGACGATCCGGATCGTGTAAAAATGGAGACAGTTGAAGTGTTTTTTGAAGAAAGAAAAGCTATTAACGGGGCCATTATGCGTATAGCAGAGGATTCTGCAAGCGCATACAGAGCAGCAGTACAGGCAGAACGGTTATATCATGCCCATGTACTATTCGACCATGATTATAATCTGGCAGATACAACGCGAATGTACTGTACGGAACTGATTGATTTCGTATACAAAAAACAAGGAATAGACTTGCCTGAGGGACGTATCAGTCACGTGAATATTCCGGGATTCAAAGGAGATTATCTCCTGCCTAACGATATTGCACAGAGTAAGCGCCTCTGTTTGATATACTATTTTTAA
- a CDS encoding DUF4878 domain-containing protein yields MKKVFYFSLMVMAMFMMAACSSSSSPGDAMKKYSNYLIKGDYEKFVDGIALDDSETADKLKEQKAGFVALLRDKVGKEYEKMGGLKSIEILSEEISEDGNTATVKIKQTYGNGETQEGTQSMVKRDGKWLMSIDK; encoded by the coding sequence ATGAAAAAGGTATTTTATTTTAGTCTGATGGTTATGGCTATGTTTATGATGGCAGCTTGCTCCTCTTCCAGTAGTCCGGGAGATGCGATGAAGAAGTATAGCAACTACCTTATCAAAGGTGACTATGAAAAGTTTGTAGATGGCATTGCTTTGGATGACAGCGAAACTGCTGATAAACTGAAAGAGCAAAAAGCAGGATTCGTTGCCTTATTGAGAGATAAAGTGGGCAAAGAGTATGAAAAAATGGGTGGACTGAAAAGTATTGAGATTCTATCGGAAGAAATATCGGAAGATGGAAACACAGCAACTGTAAAAATAAAGCAAACCTACGGAAACGGAGAAACACAAGAAGGTACGCAATCGATGGTGAAAAGAGATGGTAAATGGCTAATGTCGATAGATAAGTAA
- a CDS encoding creatininase family protein, which translates to MEKREIDLTVSCYGKVKDVKYDAVILPWGATEPHNLHLPYLTDCILPHDIAVDAAMLALKRSGVRCMVMPPVPFGAHNPGQRELPFCIHTRYATQQAILEDIVASLYAQGMRKLIIVSGHGGNNFKGMIRDLAFSYPDFLIIATDWFSLVPTKDYFEAEIDDHAGEQETSVMMHYHPELVNLNEAGDGDSKPFAISSLNEKLGWAPRHWDKATVDSGVGNPKKASAEKGERYVKPIIEKLAKLFTEVGQGELY; encoded by the coding sequence ATGGAAAAAAGAGAAATTGACCTTACTGTTTCCTGCTATGGAAAAGTGAAGGATGTGAAGTATGATGCCGTTATACTTCCCTGGGGCGCAACAGAGCCTCATAACTTACATCTTCCGTATCTCACCGATTGCATTTTGCCCCATGACATTGCTGTAGACGCTGCTATGCTGGCACTGAAACGTTCCGGGGTACGTTGTATGGTGATGCCTCCTGTACCATTCGGTGCCCACAACCCCGGGCAGCGTGAACTTCCCTTCTGCATACATACCCGTTATGCCACCCAGCAGGCTATTTTGGAAGATATTGTCGCTTCTCTTTATGCTCAGGGTATGCGTAAACTGATTATTGTCAGTGGACATGGCGGGAATAATTTCAAAGGTATGATACGCGACCTTGCCTTTAGTTATCCGGACTTCCTGATTATTGCTACCGACTGGTTTAGCCTCGTTCCCACGAAAGATTATTTTGAAGCTGAAATAGATGACCATGCCGGTGAGCAGGAAACTTCCGTAATGATGCACTATCATCCGGAGCTGGTAAATCTGAATGAGGCAGGTGATGGGGATTCTAAGCCTTTTGCTATTTCTTCATTGAACGAAAAGCTGGGATGGGCACCGCGCCATTGGGATAAAGCTACAGTGGATAGCGGGGTAGGGAACCCCAAGAAAGCTTCGGCTGAGAAAGGTGAACGCTATGTGAAACCTATTATTGAAAAGCTTGCCAAGCTCTTCACGGAAGTAGGGCAGGGTGAACTTTACTAA
- a CDS encoding AraC family transcriptional regulator, with translation MKNIKNVDIATIRRFPAMDFIGNDFAIFDNIGDIPLFGYPTRLNASCLTLCMKGYCKIRINLKEHELTEGVLVVTLPEQILQQVERSDDFTGVFIVVSGQFIDDVLPTVQQLFPLFFMIKEQPCVRLNPEQMEAVQEYYSFLQKKVKLKDNPFRKEITQGLILSLFYEIYSIYQGNEPTVRKVKSRKEDLFERFVRAITESYKQERSVAYYADKMFLTAKHLSTAVKEVSGKTAGEWIDSLVILEAKALLKSSEMSIQEISDELHFANQSFFGKYFKHHTGMSPKEYRKQ, from the coding sequence ATGAAAAATATAAAGAACGTAGATATTGCAACTATTCGCCGTTTTCCGGCAATGGATTTTATTGGGAATGATTTTGCCATATTCGACAATATAGGAGATATCCCTTTGTTCGGTTATCCTACACGCCTGAATGCGTCCTGTCTGACACTCTGCATGAAAGGGTATTGCAAGATACGTATCAATCTGAAAGAACATGAACTTACCGAAGGTGTTCTTGTGGTTACTTTGCCCGAACAGATTTTGCAGCAGGTGGAGCGTTCGGATGATTTCACCGGTGTTTTTATAGTTGTCTCCGGTCAGTTTATAGATGATGTGCTCCCCACGGTACAGCAGTTATTCCCTCTGTTTTTTATGATTAAAGAGCAGCCCTGTGTACGCCTCAATCCGGAACAAATGGAGGCTGTGCAGGAGTATTACTCTTTCCTTCAAAAGAAGGTAAAACTGAAAGACAATCCTTTCCGTAAAGAGATTACTCAGGGATTGATACTGTCTCTTTTCTATGAGATATATAGCATCTATCAAGGCAATGAGCCTACTGTCAGAAAAGTAAAAAGCAGGAAAGAGGATCTTTTTGAGCGTTTTGTCCGTGCAATTACAGAGTCGTACAAACAGGAACGCAGTGTTGCCTATTATGCCGACAAAATGTTTCTGACAGCCAAGCATCTTTCTACAGCTGTAAAAGAAGTCAGTGGAAAGACTGCCGGAGAATGGATAGACAGTCTTGTTATTTTGGAAGCTAAAGCTTTGTTGAAATCTTCCGAAATGAGCATTCAGGAAATCTCCGATGAACTGCATTTTGCTAACCAGTCTTTCTTTGGCAAATATTTCAAGCATCACACCGGAATGTCTCCAAAAGAATATCGTAAGCAATAG
- a CDS encoding TonB-dependent receptor: MKKHILALVLTMVCISLYAVNPIKEGNMISGHVIVKGTEENIPYATILIKESGQGTVSNEEGQFEFRKLPVGKYTLRVSAVGYKTQEKEVTVSKDFTAVIHFQMQEESFMTDEVVVSANRNEVSRKDAPVVVNVMSAKLFEMVNSTDLAKTLNYQSGLRVENNCQNCGFPQVRINGLEGPYSQILINSRPIISALSGVYGLEQIPVNMIERVEVVRGGGSALFGANAVGGTINIITKDPISNSFQVSSMFSCMDGKSWEQYMGGNVSLVAKDNSYGIALYESYRNRNPYDRDDDGFSELGKLNMNTFGFRAYYRPTHFSRINLEYHTTNEFRRGGNKFDLQPHESDITEQTKHIINSGGVSYDLFWREYKHKISLYGSIQHTDRNSYYGAQQDMNAYGKTDDLTWVAGGMYVGNMNNCFFAPATFTGGLEYQNNSLHDVMTGYHRDMKQDVRIASAFVQNEWKMRQLTMLVGARLDKHNLIDKLIFSPRINFLYKPTEDFQARLTYSTGFRAPQAYDEDLHVTAVGGEGVQIKLADNLREERSNSYSGSVDWSTHLGHWQANILLEGFYTDLRHVFVLEDIGKDDNGDKIKERRNGSGARVYGVNLDAKLAHGKEAQLQLGFTAQRSRYMDAEVWTKVDGEELTTKRMMRTPDYYGYFTFSSAPLKNFDFSLSGIYTGKMIVPHYAPVDAPEGAFCNIEKDRMENTPDFFDLNLKLNYTFVLRDHIKLQLNAGVQNIFNSFQKDLDKGEFRDSGYFYGPTQPRTFFIGFKFMN, translated from the coding sequence ATGAAAAAACATATACTTGCGTTGGTGCTTACTATGGTTTGCATCAGCCTCTATGCCGTAAATCCTATAAAGGAAGGCAACATGATTTCCGGTCACGTGATAGTGAAAGGAACAGAAGAAAATATACCCTATGCAACTATATTAATCAAAGAAAGCGGTCAGGGAACAGTCTCTAATGAAGAAGGTCAGTTCGAGTTCCGTAAACTTCCTGTCGGGAAATACACGCTTCGCGTATCAGCGGTAGGTTATAAGACGCAGGAAAAAGAGGTAACTGTCAGTAAAGACTTTACTGCAGTCATACATTTCCAGATGCAGGAAGAGAGTTTCATGACGGATGAAGTAGTGGTATCTGCCAACCGTAATGAAGTGAGCCGTAAGGACGCTCCGGTAGTTGTCAATGTGATGAGTGCCAAGCTCTTTGAGATGGTGAATTCTACAGATTTGGCAAAGACGCTGAACTACCAGTCCGGCCTGCGTGTGGAGAACAACTGTCAGAACTGCGGTTTTCCACAAGTACGTATCAATGGCTTGGAAGGCCCCTATTCTCAGATATTAATAAATAGCCGTCCTATCATCAGTGCCCTCAGCGGGGTATATGGACTGGAACAGATTCCCGTGAATATGATAGAGCGTGTGGAGGTAGTGCGTGGTGGTGGTTCTGCTCTGTTCGGAGCGAATGCAGTAGGTGGTACTATCAATATCATTACTAAAGATCCTATCAGTAATTCTTTTCAGGTATCGAGCATGTTTTCGTGCATGGATGGAAAATCGTGGGAACAATATATGGGTGGTAACGTCTCCCTGGTTGCAAAAGATAATTCTTACGGTATCGCGCTGTATGAAAGCTATCGTAACCGTAACCCTTATGATCGTGATGATGATGGTTTCTCCGAACTTGGTAAACTGAATATGAATACTTTCGGTTTCCGTGCTTACTATCGCCCTACGCACTTCAGCCGTATCAATCTGGAATACCATACTACTAATGAGTTCCGTCGTGGTGGTAATAAATTTGATCTGCAACCGCATGAGTCGGATATTACAGAGCAAACTAAGCACATTATTAATAGTGGTGGTGTCAGCTATGATTTATTCTGGCGTGAATATAAGCATAAGATTTCTCTTTATGGTTCTATTCAGCATACGGATAGAAACAGTTATTATGGAGCGCAACAGGACATGAATGCTTATGGTAAAACGGATGATCTGACCTGGGTAGCCGGTGGCATGTATGTAGGCAATATGAACAACTGCTTCTTTGCTCCTGCTACTTTTACCGGTGGCCTTGAATATCAGAATAACTCCCTGCATGATGTCATGACTGGTTATCATCGTGATATGAAGCAGGATGTACGCATAGCCAGCGCCTTTGTTCAGAATGAATGGAAGATGCGTCAGCTCACTATGCTGGTGGGTGCCCGCCTCGATAAGCACAATCTAATAGATAAGTTGATTTTCAGCCCGCGTATCAATTTCCTTTATAAACCGACTGAGGATTTCCAGGCGCGTCTGACGTATTCTACCGGTTTCCGTGCACCGCAAGCTTATGATGAAGATTTGCATGTGACAGCTGTAGGTGGTGAAGGAGTTCAGATTAAGTTGGCTGATAACCTCCGTGAAGAGCGTTCCAACAGTTATAGTGGCTCTGTGGACTGGAGTACACATCTCGGACATTGGCAAGCGAATATTTTGCTGGAAGGTTTTTATACTGACCTGCGCCATGTGTTCGTATTAGAAGATATCGGTAAGGATGATAACGGGGATAAAATCAAAGAACGTCGTAACGGTAGTGGTGCACGGGTATATGGTGTCAATCTGGATGCCAAATTGGCTCATGGCAAAGAAGCACAACTCCAGTTGGGATTCACCGCACAACGTAGCCGTTATATGGATGCCGAGGTCTGGACCAAAGTGGATGGTGAAGAATTAACTACCAAGCGCATGATGCGTACACCGGATTATTATGGCTATTTCACTTTCTCTTCCGCACCATTGAAAAACTTCGATTTCTCTTTGTCAGGCATCTATACCGGAAAGATGATCGTTCCTCACTATGCTCCGGTGGATGCCCCGGAAGGTGCGTTTTGCAATATTGAAAAAGACCGTATGGAGAATACTCCCGATTTCTTTGATCTCAATCTGAAGTTAAATTATACCTTTGTTTTGCGTGATCACATCAAGTTGCAACTCAATGCAGGTGTACAGAATATCTTCAACAGCTTCCAGAAAGACCTGGATAAAGGTGAGTTCCGTGATTCCGGTTATTTTTACGGACCAACGCAACCAAGGACATTCTTTATCGGCTTTAAATTTATGAATTAG